One stretch of Paraburkholderia fungorum DNA includes these proteins:
- a CDS encoding type II and III secretion system protein family protein, whose translation MTERIFGFRKAVWLGLALLGVSVATDAAGPAQRAQAAGSAQSALATPAQTIEMMVGAQQQVAIGHALQRVAIGDPAVADVLIIKGDKRGGLLLVGKAAGTTSLMVWTRDSDAPLNYTVDVVTPAAAALLGPDTSAVKVLGKTAVVSGSSTTTEAHQRAVVAAEGAVGKDGSVFDSSTVASRAVVQVDVRVVEFSRTVLKQIGFNFFSQRNGFSFGSIGPNGATSVTVPQKTFPSDSSATVGPAIASPMTSAFNLVFGSATKGLFADLSLMESNNLARVLAEPTLVALSGQSASFLAGGQIPIPVPQALGSTSIEYKSYGIGLTLTPTVLSPQRIALKVAPEASQLDYTNAVTISGVSVPAFTTRRADTTVELGDGESFVIGGLIDRETASNVSKVPMLGDLPVIGAFFKQLSYTQNEKELVIIVTPHLVSPIAKGATLPTTPGEQSEQRNASVWRSLIGGVAATRDTVPGFSK comes from the coding sequence ACGCCTGCGCAGACCATCGAGATGATGGTCGGTGCGCAGCAGCAGGTGGCGATCGGCCATGCATTGCAGCGGGTGGCGATCGGCGATCCGGCGGTGGCGGATGTGCTGATCATCAAGGGCGACAAGCGCGGCGGCTTGCTGCTGGTCGGCAAGGCCGCGGGCACCACCAGCCTGATGGTCTGGACGCGCGACAGCGACGCGCCGCTGAACTACACGGTCGACGTCGTCACGCCGGCGGCCGCAGCGCTGCTCGGACCCGATACGTCGGCCGTGAAGGTGCTCGGCAAGACGGCGGTGGTCTCCGGTTCGTCGACCACGACCGAAGCTCACCAGCGTGCCGTGGTCGCGGCGGAAGGCGCGGTCGGCAAGGACGGCTCGGTGTTCGACAGCTCGACAGTGGCGAGCCGCGCGGTGGTGCAGGTGGACGTGCGGGTGGTCGAGTTCAGCCGCACGGTGCTCAAGCAGATCGGCTTCAACTTTTTCAGTCAGCGCAACGGCTTTTCATTCGGCTCCATCGGCCCGAACGGAGCGACATCCGTGACGGTGCCGCAGAAAACGTTCCCCTCGGATTCGAGTGCAACGGTGGGGCCGGCGATCGCGTCGCCGATGACCTCGGCCTTCAACCTTGTGTTTGGTTCCGCGACCAAGGGTCTGTTTGCCGACCTCAGTTTGATGGAGAGCAACAACCTCGCGCGCGTGCTGGCCGAGCCGACGCTGGTGGCGCTTTCCGGGCAGAGCGCGAGCTTCCTCGCGGGCGGGCAGATTCCGATTCCGGTGCCGCAGGCGCTCGGTTCGACGTCGATCGAATACAAGTCGTACGGCATCGGGCTCACGCTCACGCCGACGGTGCTGAGCCCGCAGCGCATCGCGCTGAAGGTGGCGCCCGAGGCGAGCCAGCTCGACTACACGAACGCGGTGACGATCAGCGGCGTGTCGGTGCCCGCGTTCACCACGCGCCGCGCCGACACCACCGTCGAACTCGGCGATGGCGAGAGCTTCGTGATCGGCGGGCTGATCGACCGCGAGACAGCGTCGAACGTGTCGAAGGTGCCGATGCTCGGCGATCTGCCGGTGATCGGCGCGTTCTTCAAGCAGTTGAGCTATACGCAGAACGAAAAAGAACTGGTGATCATCGTGACGCCGCATCTGGTGTCGCCGATCGCGAAGGGCGCGACGTTGCCGACGACGCCGGGCGAGCAGTCGGAGCAGCGCAACGCGTCGGTGTGGCGTTCGCTGATCGGCGGCGTGGCGGCGACGCGCGACACCGTACCGGGTTTTTCGAAGTGA
- a CDS encoding fimbrial protein, giving the protein MNARTHSLTERAVTDHFVFASLADGHLHWLADTLMSAGAVEAATLDPVMLMQRIATLNPSLVFVDFSGGHAAAASAAVSAVRAGNPGMQIVALGSLTEPESALAALRAGVRDFIDLSAPAEDALRITRQVLENIVEPVSRHGQVTTLLGARVGMGVSTLAANLSVMLQRRDVAQGRKAALLDLGLPASDGSLLLNTRSEFNFVEAVRNLRRFDQTFVHTALSHHSSGLALTTLPPNLADMREVSYSSSIGLLNRLRAFFDQQVIDLGGFTNSEFIAHVVQASDETWLLCDQGVASIVSAVSVLDSLREEGVDTANVKLIVNKFDADLGLAAAQIAQRLEIPLLATLPERRVALGQAVNQGHLLVEVAARDAYVRALEPLIERLGGAQRDSAQARGGKSAFGGLKRFIPTTQKRS; this is encoded by the coding sequence ATGAACGCGAGAACGCATTCATTGACTGAACGGGCGGTCACCGACCATTTCGTGTTCGCGTCGCTAGCCGACGGGCACCTGCATTGGCTCGCCGATACGCTGATGAGCGCGGGCGCGGTCGAAGCAGCCACGCTCGATCCGGTGATGCTGATGCAGCGCATCGCGACGCTCAACCCGTCGCTGGTGTTCGTCGACTTTTCCGGCGGTCACGCGGCGGCGGCAAGTGCGGCGGTCAGCGCGGTGCGAGCCGGCAATCCGGGCATGCAGATCGTCGCGCTGGGCTCGCTCACCGAGCCGGAAAGCGCGCTGGCCGCGCTGCGCGCCGGGGTACGCGATTTCATCGATCTGTCCGCGCCTGCCGAGGACGCGCTGCGCATCACGCGCCAGGTGCTGGAGAACATCGTCGAGCCGGTGAGCCGTCATGGCCAGGTCACGACGCTGCTCGGCGCGCGCGTCGGCATGGGCGTCAGCACGCTGGCCGCTAACCTCTCCGTGATGCTGCAGCGGCGCGACGTCGCGCAAGGGCGCAAGGCGGCGCTGCTCGATCTCGGCCTGCCAGCCTCCGACGGCTCGCTGCTGCTGAACACGCGCAGCGAATTCAATTTCGTCGAAGCCGTGCGCAATCTGCGCCGTTTCGATCAGACCTTCGTGCATACCGCGCTGTCGCATCATTCGAGCGGCCTCGCGCTGACCACGCTGCCGCCCAATCTCGCCGACATGCGCGAGGTGTCGTACTCGTCGTCGATCGGTCTGCTGAACCGTCTGCGCGCGTTCTTCGACCAGCAGGTGATCGACCTCGGCGGCTTCACGAACAGCGAGTTCATCGCGCACGTGGTGCAGGCGTCCGACGAAACCTGGTTGCTGTGCGACCAGGGCGTCGCGTCGATCGTGTCGGCGGTCAGCGTGCTCGATTCGTTGCGCGAAGAAGGCGTGGACACCGCCAACGTAAAGCTGATCGTCAACAAGTTCGACGCCGATCTCGGCCTCGCTGCCGCGCAGATCGCGCAGCGCCTCGAAATTCCGCTGCTCGCCACCTTGCCGGAGCGGCGCGTCGCGCTCGGCCAGGCGGTCAATCAGGGACATCTGCTGGTCGAAGTCGCCGCACGCGACGCCTATGTGCGCGCGCTGGAACCGCTGATCGAACGGCTCGGCGGCGCGCAGCGCGACAGCGCCCAGGCGCGTGGCGGCAAGTCGGCGTTCGGCGGCCTCAAGCGCTTTATTCCCACTACTCAAAAGCGGTCATAG